The following are from one region of the Coffea eugenioides isolate CCC68of chromosome 2, Ceug_1.0, whole genome shotgun sequence genome:
- the LOC113762238 gene encoding rop guanine nucleotide exchange factor 3-like yields MDSAGNSDETCDLGYQPSQSSLDQNDQSSSTEATSFSLQSGYSFCRTNSDVSAFSEPTDDNSSTFSETPSPLCWPGMKSPKTPVLSKLVMQQQNPAADDETETEDLELDMMKERFSKLLLGQDMSGSGKGVSTAVAVSNSITNLYASIFGHHLRLEPLHPDKKLMWKREMNCFLSICDHIVEFVPALHDLQDGTAVEVMTSRPRSDISVNLPALRKLDALLLEVLDSFEETEFWYAEQGSMSGKSRSGSFRRIPAPQRKEEKWWLPVPCVPSGGLSEKSRKHLRHKRDCANQIHKAAKALNNSILAEMEIPDSYMASLPKSGKAIVGDAVYRYMCNGEKFTPDLLLNCLNLGSEHEALEFADKIEASMYTWRRKACSMTHSKSSWDLVKDFMSDIDRTDKNHILAERAESLLFCLKQRYPELSQTSLDASKIHHNRDVGKAILESYSRVLEGLAFNVVAWIEDVLFVDKTTRNQDQ; encoded by the exons ATGGATAGCGCGGGTAATTCGGATGAAACTTGTGATCTGGGATATCAACCTTCACAATCTTCTTTAGATCAGAATGATCAATCATCGTCAACCGAAGCCACCAGCTTTTCGTTGCAGAGTGGCTATTCTTTCTGCAGAACTAACTCAGACGTCTCAGCCTTCTCTGAACCTACAGATGACAACAGCAGCACCTTTTCGGAGACCCCCTCTCCCTTATGTTGGCCAGGAATGAAATCTCCCAAAACTCCTGTGCTTTCAAAACTAGTAATGCAGCAACAAAACCCTGCTGCAGATGATGAGACAGAGACTGAAGATTTAG AGCTTGACATGATGAAGGAAAGATTTTCGAAGCTGCTATTAGGCCAAGACATGTCCGGAAGTGGGAAAGGTGTCAGCACTGCTGTGGCAGTATCAAATTCCATAACAAATCTTTATG CTTCTATATTTGGTCACCATCTACGATTAGAACCATTACATCCTGATAAGAAATTGATGTGGAAGAGAGAAATGAATTGCTTTTTATCCATCTGTGACCACATAGTAGAATTTGTTCCAGCATTACATGATTTACAAGATGGGACTGCTGTTGAG GTGATGACTAGTAGACCGAGGTCAGACATCAGCGTCAACCTTCCTGCACTGAGAAAACTTGATGCATTGCTCCTG GAAGTATTGGACAGCTTTGAGGAAACTGAATTTTGGTATGCTGAACAGGGAAGCATGTCAGGAAAGTCGCGGTCTGGGTCATTTAGGAGGATTCCTGCTCCTCAGcgcaaagaagaaaaatggtggctACCAGTCCCATGTGTTCCTTCTGGAGGCCTCTCTGAGAAGTCAAGGAAGCACCTGCGCCACAAGCGTGATTGTGCCAACCAAATACACAAAGCTGCCAAGGCTCTTAATAATAGCATTCTTGCTGAAATGGAGATCCCTGATTCCTACATGGCATCACTTCCTAAG AGTGGAAAAGCAATTGTTGGAGATGCAGTTTACCGCTATATGTGCAATGGGGAGAAATTTACACCTGACTTGCTTCTGAACTGCCTTAATCTGGGCTCTGAACATGAAGCACTCGAGTTCGCAGATAAGATTGAAGCTTCAATGTACACATGGAGGCGTAAAGCATGCAGCATGACACACTCGAAATCATCATGGGACCTGGTTAAAGACTTCATGTCTGATATCGATCGGACGGACAAGAATCATATCCTAGCAGAACGAGCTGAGAGTCTGTTGTTCTGCTTAAAGCAAAGATATCCTGAGCTTTCCCAAACATCATTGGACGCAAGCAAGATTCATCACAACAGA GATGTAGGGAAAGCTATCCTGGAGAGTTACTCTAGAGTATTGGAAGGTTTGGCCTTCAACGTTGTTGCTTGGATTGAGGATGTCCTATTTGTGGACAAAACCACACGAAACCAAGATCAGTAG
- the LOC113760734 gene encoding pentatricopeptide repeat-containing protein At4g33990-like, whose amino-acid sequence MCSPLRNARELFVKIPKRISLFRTSTRALLHNSSWQNHSSLQELYVSVEDENVVSWTAQISHLERENQPEQAIGLFKTMLMRDQKPNFVTVLSVIRAIGQLGSKNMASMIHGFAIKLGCDSELPLVTGLLGAYSSGWDIGAVRILFALTPNKDVILWSAMVSACVKNEEYVEALNIFRKMQSCGVQPNRVSIVTVLPACANLGTLWLGKEIHGFSIKRDFNSHINLQNSLVDMYAKCRLWSYSVQVSSSMQTKDVVSWRSMICGSITNEGPARTLILFSQMRSSCVEVDVNTVRVIIVASSQLEEIKVGLGLHGLALKMGYVEDISLMTAILQMYANFGEIGSAKTLFDYLDNKDLIAWSAMIAAYVQNEQPFDAFKVYRQMQSAGEKPNEVTFLSLLQSCSSMTAQEIGESIHAYLLKAGYMLNAFVTSALIDMYCKFGRTRQGVALFDENHSRDLVCWSSMINGYGINGLGEEALHCFSNMLHCGVKPNEVVFISLLAACSHCGLEYEGWSWFYAMGEKFGITPKLAHYACMVDMLSRQGNVEEAFEFVKKMPINPDKRIWGAILAGCRETCGSSEVSEIAARQLLSLDPENASYHVFLSNLYAEQGRWKEAAKLRELVDSRGLKKEIGHSMI is encoded by the coding sequence ATGTGCTCTCCTCTCCGAAATGCACGTGAACTGTTCGTGAAAATTCCCAAAAGGATTTCTCTTTTCCGAACCTCAACACGCGCCTTACTTCACAACTCGTCATGGCAAAACCACTCTTCTCTTCAAGAACTATATGTTTCTGTGGAAGACGAAAATGTGGTGTCGTGGACGGCGCAAATATCCCATTTGGAGAGGGAAAACCAGCCAGAGCAAGCAATTGGGCTCTTCAAAACAATGCTTATGAGGGATCAAAAACCAAATTTTGTCACGGTTTTGAGCGTTATACGAGCAATTGGTCAATTGGGTTCCAAAAACATGGCTAGTATGATTCATGGTTTCGCCATAAAATTGGGATGTGATTCAGAACTACCCTTAGTAACGGGACTCCTCGGGGCTTACTCTTCTGGTTGGGATATTGGAGCTGTTAGGATACTGTTTGCTCTGACCCCAAACaaagatgtaattttatggagTGCAATGGTTTCGGCGTGTGTAAAGAATGAGGAGTATGTGGAGGCCTtgaatatttttagaaaaatgcaaaGTTGCGGTGTGCAACCAAACCGTGTGAGCATTGTTACTGTGCTTCCCGCATGCGCTAATCTTGGTACTTTGTGGTTAGGGAAAGAAATTCATGGTTTTTCTATTAAAAGAGACTTCAATTCTCATATTAACCTGCAGAATTCACTTGTCGATATGTACGCAAAGTGCAGACTTTGGAGTTACTCAGTGCAAGTTTCCAGCAGCATGCAAACAAAGGATGTTGTTTCTTGGAGGAGTATGATATGCGGATCTATCACGAATGAAGGTCCAGCAAGGACTTTGATTTTGTTCTCGCAGATGCGATCTTCTTGTGTTGAAGTTGATGTCAATACTGTTCGTGTAATAATAGTAGCATCTTCACAGTTGGAGGAGATTAAAGTTGGACTTGGACTGCATGGACTTGCTCTGAAGATGGGATACGTGGAAGATATATCGCTCATGACTGCAATTCTTCAAATGTATGCTAACTTTGGGGAAATTGGGTCAGCAAAGACCTTGTTTGATTACCTAGACAATAAAGATCTTATTGCTTGGAGTGCAATGATCGCAGCTTATGTCCAAAATGAACAACCTTTTGATGCTTTCAAAGTGTATAGACAGATGCAATCAGCTGGTGAGAAGCCTAATGAGGTCACTTTTCTTAGTTTACTGCAATCTTGCTCCTCCATGACAGCTCAGGAAATTGGAGAAAGTATACATGCATATCTCTTAAAGGCTGGATATATGTTGAATGCATTTGTGACATCTGCATTAATCGACATGTATTGTAAGTTTGGAAGAACAAGGCAAGGAGTGGCtctttttgatgaaaatcatagcAGAGATCTTGTATGTTGGAGCTCGATGATCAATGGATATGGGATTAATGGATTGGGAGAGGAGGCTCTTCATTGCTTTTCAAACATGTTGCATTGTGGAGTAAAACCCAATGAAGTGGTTTTCATTTCTCTTCTGGCTGCTTGTAGCCATTGTGGCCTTGAATATGAGGGTTGGAGCTGGTTTTATGCAATGGGAGAGAAATTTGGCATAACTCCAAAACTTGCACATTATGCCTGCATGGTGGATATGCTTAGTCGTCAAGGGAACGTTGAAGAAGCTTTTGAATTCGTGAAGAAGATGCCCATCAATCCTGATAAACGGATATGGGGAGCAATTCTTGCTGGCTGTAGAGAAACTTGTGGATCTTCTGAAGTATCAGAAATAGCAGCCAGGCAACTTCTTAGTTTGGACCCGGAGAATGCCAGTTATCATGTATTTCTATCGAACTTATATGCAGAACAAGGCAGGTGGAAAGAGGCAGCAAAGTTGAGAGAATTGGTGGATTCAAGGGGATTGAAGAAAGAGATCGGTCATAGTATGATTTAA